The following DNA comes from Mesorhizobium sp. B2-1-8.
ATCGTGCAGATCGGCACGCCGGCGGAACTGTTCGAGCGGCCGCGTCACACTTTTGTCGGCTATTTCATCGGCTCGCCAGGCATGAATGTGGTGCCGGTGGCAATCGAAGGCAGGATGGCGACACTCGGTTCGCAACGGATCGAATTGCCTGGAGTGCCGAAGGCCAGCGCCGGGGCCGTCGAGCTTGGCATCCGTCCAGAATATGTACGGCTCGGCCGCGACGGCATGGCCGTCTCAATCACCAAGGTCGAGGATGTCGGCCGCCACAAGGTGGTGCGCGCCAAGCTGGAGGGCCGCGACATCGCGGCGGTGATCGGCGAGGACGAGACCGTTCCGGCCGAACCGAAGGTGTGGTTCGATCCGGCCGGTATCAACATCTATGCCGATTCCTGGCGTGTCGAGATGGGGGCATAGATGGACAAGACCTGGAACAACAAGGCCTGGTTCCTGGTGCTGCCGGTGCTGGTTCTGGTGGCCTTCACCGCTGTCATTCCGTTGATGACGGTCGTCAACTATTCGGTGCAGGACACTTTCGGCAACAACGTCTTCTTCTGGGCAGGCACGGAGTGGTTCGAAGAACTGCTTTCATCAAGCCGCTTCTGGGAAGCGATGGTTCGCAACCTGATCTTTTCCTTTATCATCCTGGCGATCGAGGTACCGCTCGGCATCTTCATCGCGCTCAACATGCCGAAAAAGGGCTGGGGCGTGCCGGTGTGCCTGGTGCTGATGTCGTTGCCGCTGCTGATACCGTGGAACGTGGTCGGCACCATCTGGCAGGTGTTCGGGCGCAGCGACATCGGTCTGATGGGCTACTACCTCAACGCCATCGGCATCGACTACAATTACGTGCAGGATCCGTTCGACGCCTGGGTGACGATCGTCATCATGGACGTCTGGCACTGGACCAGCCTTGTCGTGCTGCTCTGCTACGCCGGTCTGGTCTCGATCCCCGACGCTTTCTACCAGGCGGCCAAGATCGACGGCGCCTCGCGCTGGGCAGTCTTCCGCTACATCCAATTGCCGAAGATGCAGCGCGTGCTTCTGATCGCCGTGCTGCTGCGCTTCATGGACAGCTTC
Coding sequences within:
- a CDS encoding carbohydrate ABC transporter permease; protein product: MDKTWNNKAWFLVLPVLVLVAFTAVIPLMTVVNYSVQDTFGNNVFFWAGTEWFEELLSSSRFWEAMVRNLIFSFIILAIEVPLGIFIALNMPKKGWGVPVCLVLMSLPLLIPWNVVGTIWQVFGRSDIGLMGYYLNAIGIDYNYVQDPFDAWVTIVIMDVWHWTSLVVLLCYAGLVSIPDAFYQAAKIDGASRWAVFRYIQLPKMQRVLLIAVLLRFMDSFMIYTEPFVVTGGGPGNSTTFLSIDLVKTALGQFDLGPAAAMSLVYFLIILLLSWVFYTVMTNYDAER